One stretch of Oncorhynchus tshawytscha isolate Ot180627B linkage group LG21, Otsh_v2.0, whole genome shotgun sequence DNA includes these proteins:
- the LOC112220472 gene encoding histamine H2 receptor-like yields the protein MLSMVILGVFLSLLILLTVCGNVLVCLAVCATRRLRCLTNCFIVSLAITDLLLGMLVLPFSALLQLSDWPLGPTICNIYISLDVMLCTASILTLLAISLDRYLAVTAPLRYSSLVLPRRVAFAMALVWAVSLAVSFLPIHLGWNTVDGNVQNRGQGDNMTECNFELNPSYAVVDSSLTFYLPLLIMCWTYHRILRIARAQARRIIYARPRLNNNNSSSSAPRQLTSVTAVALREHKATVTLAAVIGVFVVCWLPYFTLFTIMGLKKQNYPAAYPVVQWLGYINSALNPLLYAALNRDFRSAYARLLRCGYYGYSRGRGRPPCPNTFMTGKRNKGKDNIHWEGTYTITHDSKSLFFLVSNQIKSHHIKLYLSHAPRVK from the exons ATGCTGTCTATGGTGATACTCGGTGTTTTCCTGTCCCTGCTCATCCTGCTGACAGTCTGTGGTAACGTCCTGGTTTGTCTGGCCGTCTGCGCCACACGACGTCTCCGCTGCCTCACCAACTGTTTCATCGTCTCCCTCGCCATCACTGACCTGCTGCTTGGCATGCTTGTCCTGCCTTTCTCCGCCCTCCTCCAGCTCAGCGATTGGCCTCTGGGGCCGACCATCTGCAACATCTACATCTCATTGGATGTTATGTTGTGCACCGCCTCCATCCTCACGCTATTGGCCATTAGCCTGGACCGCTACCTGGCCGTGACCGCGCCCCTTAGATACTCCTCACTAGTGTTGCCGAGGCGAGTTGCCTTTGCTATGGCGTTGGTGTGGGCGGTGTCGCTAGCAGTGTCATTCCTGCCAATCCACCTGGGATGGAACACGGTGGACGGCAACGTGCAGAATCGCGGCCAGGGGGACAACATGACAGAGTGTAACTTTGAGCTGAACCCATCGTACGCTGTTGTGGACTCCTCCTTAACCTTCTACCTCCCCCTGCTGATCATGTGCTGGACCTACCACCGTATTCTTCGCATCGCTCGGGCGCAGGCCAGGCGCATCATCTACGCGCGCCCCAgacttaacaacaacaacagctcctCGTCAGCCCCTCGTCAACTCACCTCAGTAACAGCGGTGGCTCTACGGGAACACAAAGCCACAGTGACTCTAGCAGCAGTGATCGGGGTCTTCGTGGTGTGCTGGCTGCCCTACTTCACCCTGTTTACCATTATGGGTCTGAAGAAGCAGAACTACCCAGCAGCCTACCCAGTGGTGCAGTGGCTGGGGTACATCAACTCAGCTCTGAACCCTTTGCTCTACGCTGCCCTAAACAGAGACTTTAGGTCCGCCTACGCTCGCCTGCTGCGCTGCGGTTACTACGGCTACAGCAGGGGGAGGGGCCGGCCACCATGCCCCAACACATTCATGACAGGTAAAAGGAACAAGGGAAAAGACAACATACACTGGGAAGGAACATACACAATAACTCATGACTCCAAAAGCCTTTTTTTTCTGgtgtctaatcaaatcaaatcacatcacatcaaactttatttgtcacatgcgccaa gggtgaagtag